From a region of the Spelaeicoccus albus genome:
- a CDS encoding GNAT family N-acetyltransferase has product MVERSLRNPAPSSLPGPVVRLDPMVSGDAPELFECLDDAGVWAAGYGGGPAGRPRDAAEMSALLVEPGVAANAVGTRLVFVARLAADSRLGTAGTVVGTSSLGDIDPVNERIHLGWTAYGPPWWSTAVNPAAKLLLLGYAFDHGFGRVKIQTDNINPRSQAAIAKLGATKEGVLRRHTRRADGSFRDTVVFSILASEWDGVKAGLEARIG; this is encoded by the coding sequence ATGGTTGAGCGGAGCTTGCGGAACCCGGCCCCGTCGTCGCTGCCGGGCCCCGTCGTCCGGCTGGACCCGATGGTGTCGGGCGATGCTCCGGAACTCTTCGAGTGTTTGGACGACGCCGGCGTGTGGGCTGCCGGATACGGCGGCGGCCCTGCCGGCCGGCCACGCGACGCGGCGGAGATGTCGGCCCTGCTCGTCGAGCCGGGCGTCGCGGCAAACGCCGTCGGGACAAGGCTCGTCTTCGTAGCTCGGCTCGCCGCGGATTCCCGGCTGGGCACCGCCGGAACAGTCGTCGGCACCTCATCGCTCGGCGATATCGACCCGGTCAACGAGCGTATCCATTTGGGCTGGACGGCGTACGGCCCGCCCTGGTGGAGCACCGCCGTCAATCCCGCGGCCAAGTTGCTGCTGCTTGGCTACGCCTTTGACCACGGTTTCGGTCGCGTGAAGATTCAAACCGACAACATCAACCCGCGCTCGCAAGCGGCCATCGCGAAACTCGGCGCGACCAAAGAGGGTGTCTTGCGTCGGCATACACGCCGCGCCGACGGCAGCTTCCGCGACACGGTGGTGTTCTCGATCCTGGCGTCCGAATGGGACGGCGTGAAGGCCGGTCTCGAAGCGCGGATCGGTTAG
- a CDS encoding adenylosuccinate synthase yields the protein MPAIVLVGAQWGDEGKGKATDLLGGRVDYVVKPNGGNNAGHTVVVGGEKYELKLLPAGILSPNSVPVIGNGVVVNLEALFEEIDGLDRRGADTSRLLVSANAHLVAPYHQVLDKVTERFLGKRAIGTTGRGIGPTYADKVARLGIRAQDVFDESILRQKVEGALNQKNELLVKVYNRRAIGIDEVVDYFLSHAERLRPMIADTALVLNKALDEGKVVLMEGGQATMLDVDHGTYPFVTSSNPSAGGSCVGSGVGPTRIDRVVGIVKAYTTRVGAGPFPTELFDEWGEYLQKQGGEFGVNTGRVRRCGWYDAVLARYAARVNGFTDFFLTKLDVLTGIERIPVCVGYDVDGVRHHELPTSQTDFHHAVPVYEHFTGWTEDISGAKKFDDLPAAAQDYVLALEELSGTRMSAIGVGPDRDQTIVRHDLIG from the coding sequence ATGCCAGCCATCGTGCTTGTGGGCGCGCAATGGGGTGACGAGGGAAAGGGCAAGGCAACCGACCTGCTGGGCGGCCGCGTCGACTACGTGGTCAAGCCCAACGGCGGCAACAACGCCGGACACACTGTGGTTGTGGGCGGCGAGAAGTACGAGCTGAAGCTCTTGCCGGCCGGTATTCTCAGCCCCAATTCCGTCCCCGTGATCGGTAACGGCGTCGTCGTCAATCTCGAGGCCCTGTTCGAAGAGATCGACGGGCTCGATCGGCGCGGCGCCGACACGTCCCGGCTGCTGGTTTCGGCGAACGCACACCTTGTCGCGCCCTACCATCAGGTGCTCGACAAGGTCACCGAACGGTTTCTCGGCAAGAGAGCTATCGGCACCACCGGCCGGGGGATCGGGCCCACGTACGCGGACAAGGTGGCCCGCCTGGGCATTCGCGCGCAAGACGTCTTCGACGAGTCGATCCTGCGGCAAAAGGTCGAGGGCGCCCTCAATCAAAAGAACGAACTGCTCGTCAAGGTCTACAACCGACGCGCCATCGGGATCGATGAGGTCGTCGATTACTTCCTCTCGCACGCCGAGCGGCTGCGCCCGATGATCGCCGATACGGCGCTGGTGCTGAACAAGGCGCTCGACGAGGGAAAAGTCGTGCTGATGGAAGGCGGCCAGGCCACCATGCTGGACGTCGACCACGGCACCTACCCGTTCGTCACGTCCAGCAACCCGTCGGCGGGCGGGTCCTGCGTCGGCTCCGGCGTGGGCCCTACGCGCATTGACCGCGTCGTCGGAATCGTCAAGGCGTACACCACCCGCGTGGGTGCCGGCCCGTTCCCGACCGAGCTGTTCGACGAGTGGGGCGAGTACCTGCAAAAGCAAGGCGGCGAGTTCGGCGTCAACACCGGACGGGTCCGCCGTTGCGGCTGGTACGACGCGGTACTGGCCCGATATGCCGCGCGCGTGAACGGCTTCACCGACTTCTTCTTGACCAAACTCGACGTACTGACGGGGATCGAGCGGATCCCCGTATGCGTCGGGTACGACGTGGACGGCGTCCGGCACCACGAGCTGCCGACCTCGCAGACCGATTTTCACCACGCGGTACCGGTCTACGAGCATTTCACCGGGTGGACCGAAGACATCAGCGGAGCAAAGAAGTTCGACGATCTTCCGGCTGCCGCGCAGGATTACGTGCTGGCACTCGAAGAGCTCTCCGGCACGCGCATGTCGGCCATCGGGGTCGGCCCGGATCGTGACCAGACGATCGTCCGCCACGATCTGATCGGATGA
- a CDS encoding DUF3151 domain-containing protein, protein MSGHNLLSTPPAGAPGPQPTYLPDDHPDADVVRELEAGEEALDLAAKYPASCLAWAVLADEAYDEGRQVDSYAYARVGYHRGLDALRAAGWRGAGPIPWSHKLNRGFLRALFALGRAASAIGEGEEAARVDKFLRESDPDAVRALDQG, encoded by the coding sequence ATGAGTGGACACAACCTTTTGAGCACCCCGCCGGCCGGCGCTCCCGGTCCGCAGCCGACGTACTTGCCCGACGACCATCCGGACGCCGACGTCGTCCGTGAACTCGAAGCGGGCGAAGAGGCACTCGATCTGGCCGCCAAGTACCCGGCGTCCTGCCTTGCGTGGGCGGTGCTGGCAGATGAAGCCTATGACGAGGGGCGGCAAGTCGATAGTTATGCCTACGCCCGGGTCGGCTATCACCGCGGGCTCGACGCGTTGCGGGCGGCCGGATGGCGCGGCGCCGGCCCGATCCCGTGGAGCCACAAGCTCAACCGCGGATTTCTCCGTGCTCTTTTCGCGCTCGGTCGGGCCGCCTCGGCCATCGGCGAGGGGGAAGAGGCTGCGCGGGTCGACAAGTTCCTGCGCGAATCGGATCCGGACGCCGTCCGGGCGTTGGACCAGGGGTAG